Part of the Vigna angularis cultivar LongXiaoDou No.4 chromosome 1, ASM1680809v1, whole genome shotgun sequence genome, ACATTAGAAAAATGTCAAGGGTTTTTAGTATCTGCAACGTCAATTTTGGCTATATTGACTGGTATTGTTCTCAATTTCCCACAACACCAAAATCTTAACTGCAGTTTAAAACTTTGGGGAAGACTACAAAGATGCttctatcaataattaaaaaaaaggattttcttttttacttgaCAAGGGCTGTGATAAATAAACTGATTGACATAGGGGTTCTGGCTGTGGACAGACACAGACCCCAAAAAAAGGGTTAAAAAGACAGCTAACTAAAGTAGGTAAAATCGTGAAACAAAAGCGAAGACTTTGACAATGGGCAGGGCAGAACAGAAGTGTTGATATAAAGCTGAGAAAGGCTGAAAGCAATCAAAAGAATTAATCGGAAAAGCAAAAGAATTTGCATTTGATTTCGTGCTCGACATGACAAGGTATAGAAGGAACATCAACAATGAGGAAATGATTCAACAAGTACACTTACATGAGAAAGGCAacagaaaaatgaaattcaGAAATGCAAATAGTTTGAGGTTGTTTTGTTAATACCGTTGAATGGTCGGTCAGACGATATTGTTTTTGGCTTGCTCTGCTATGCTACCTATCCATGTCAATAACTTCAATGCATCTCAATTAGACTAACCAAAAATGTGAAAGTGTGAGATATGATTAAGAGAGAGCTCACTACCACCACGCAATTTCTGAATACAAAATACAACACACGTGCCGCAACTATATTCCTGGGTTTACTTTACTTCCTTCTCTCGTCCAATAGTGATTATTGAATATTAGTATTTAGGTTAATTAACAcacttttaaaacttaattcCAGATATCTACTTTCTAAACCTataatcatttttcaaatttatcattaaaacttaatgataaattttaaaacatttataatttattttctcaatttctaatttttttaataaacatataaataaacatcaaatcatatataaatacgaatttaaaattaattagtaaaGTATAATAccattgtaaaattaaattatgacaATCCCTTggtatttattttaagatttgcATAGCTCCAGAGTCTTGACTCGTGTACTTAATACTAAAGAGATGTTGAAATCTTTGTAAtgacaaacaaaaaacaaaaaaaaacatgaaaaaaaaaaataaaaggaatataCAAGATGAATATTTGTTCACAAGATTGAAGTTGAGAGTTACTGTATTACGTTTGTAAGTACTACGTTCAGAAcataatttaacaatttttagttctcaaatcattataaaataaatgtcaaCATATTGAGAAAATCACATGttattaataatgtattttgtCTATAATAACAagtatttgtttataaattatgtttatcaataaattatcaatagttaaaattaatcaataaagtGGTCGTCAATAAACTTTATTGATGGGTGAAAAAATCCATTAATAACTACATATGAATGAATTTGTCTATAAGTACCCGTTAGTAAATATTCGTTggtaattattgataaatttaagtTGTTAGTAATATTTACTGTAAAGTACGAAAATTGtgtctttttcttcctcctattttctttcctttattttttcatatcttTCTCCTCTCATATTCGTCATCGTGTGATTGTCATCAAATTCAACTCCTCCTCATCCTCTTCTTGGttgtctttctttttcctttttctcttcctaCATCTTTTCCTCTAACTCCACAACTACCATCATTAAGATTCTTTACCTTTGTGTTATTGTTTAGTCACTAACATTCATACATGTCTTCCACATGCCTTTTCGTTATTAGTGTGTCCTTTATTATGGATGTGTCTCTGCGTTAACTTTCACCCTCTATCGTATCCCCACTAAGCCACTGTCACATCACCTTGacctccttttcttcttttcttttcttcctttgttctaattttcttttcatttgtctttctttagtatttaaaaaacttacccaaatttaaacaaatttatcgACAAAATAAAATCGTTGCAAATTATAATGATAAGTTATTGACAAAAGCATTTGTCgacaataaaatttgtaatttatcGACGCTTTATGCTAACAACTTTAACAAATGATAATTGTAATGATAAGTTACCGActaaaatgtaacatcccagtTTAGGATGTCATGAATCGCATTTAGAGTAAAATGTTGCAAAATCCTCTTAACGCAGAGTGTCAATTAAAAATTTCGATATTTAAACCTTGCGGAGTTTAAACCAAGTCCtaactttaacaaaaatataatccaattacaaacttctaaaattactaaaataattaaaaaataaattcagtccatttacattatttctaaaatgcataactcaaaaatttaaaataaatcaaagttTCTCCTCACTCTCGTAATTCTGTCATATCTCTAAAGTATACATAACATCCCTAGTgtataattaagaatcaatCCACAATATCAACATTTttaattctcaataattgtaattataaattattgacaaaaatattcctcaataaattaaattgtgaaatatttataaaacaaatgtcggtaaatttatgtttattaacaaatttattgtcattaataataatttattaataattaagaaaattataataatgtgtAGTGTAAATTTATAACTATTAAAAGGGTGTCTATGTTCCATGTGTAGCACTCTTTTCAAGTTGTCATTTTAGATACTTTATTTCTATGCTTTTCCCACacgttatattatatatttcaaatctaaataattcttccaatccaaaaataaaatttgaaaatatattttattaagtgagaCAATATTACCTTCCTAGTCTATCAACTCCTCTTTCCCAGTCTATGTTTCACAAGGAAGCTATTATTAAACCATTGCCCTTACGTTCCATGACTTTCCATAAAACGAACACCGTGTGAAACATTTGTcatcataacaaataataaattaaaagaggaaatatattttaatgacaaagtaatgataataattatgtgaaattgtttttgaaaatgataaaattaagtagtcattaattttaatgataaatatatttaaatgtttaatttttcgAAACCATCAACAAAaccatttaactttttatttaaagattaCATTAATGCGATACGGGAGGGAAACAGAAACCTACGGGTGTCGGTCTCGTCACTGTCCGCAATCCGAAAGGACCGATCCTTATAACGGATGTCTTACTGTCTGTGACCGGCTATTGCCTATTGCCGCGTTCCTCGTTTGCATCGCCTTCAGTGACACGTCGTTCCAAAATTAAGTTCTATAAATCTCGACACTTGCCAAGTACTACAACGCTATCTCTCAACCCAAccctttcattttcattttcatttttcaatcactTCACTGTCACCATGGAAAATGGAGGCTTTCATGGCTACCGCAAGCTCCCCAACACCACCAACTCTGCTGGTAAaccattaaaatatttatgtggATAACACCACCAATATTTttattccctctctctctctctattgcttcatttttatctttcttttcatttctaatccatttttgtttcaatattttaacTTCATATATCTATATGTGACTCCATCAGCAGTATACATTAATATACTTCTGAAATATATCTGTATATTTAATATACAGTAGCTGTCTTGGTGATTCTACCATGCATGTAACCTATTTCTCTTTTCAGTCTTCACCTAATTTTCTTGCCAAATCCACTGACCCGTGATGTTTTCAGTGGATTCAGTTCTTTCATTAATTTCCAGCATTTAATTTCCTGATCTCTTTCTTTCTCGCAAAatctgtgtgtgtgtgggtaTACATCATTTTGAGCTTAGAAGCTGCggagtttattttatttttcttcatcgGTTTCCCTAATCTGAGTGCGAGCCTGCGTAGTGGTTTGGTTTCAGTAAAGCAACAAGGtgaaatgaagatgatgacaatAGTGGTTTATGGCTTTACATTTTAGAATAGAACAAGTGGCACGCATGCATGCATGCAGTTACTGACTTGCTTGTTACAAGTGGCATTCATGCATTCTGCAGCATCAGATATCAGAATACAAGGATCTGTCTCCATACCACAAGTTTCTTTTACCCTCCTTCCCGGCCATGGTGTGTTGGGCTTACAAATATATCTACATGCATTATATGCAGATTCCAATCCAGCCATTAATGTTTTTGAACAAGCCCTAAGTCCTGTAACTTTTAAAGAcccttcttttttttatgagaaatgCATTATCATAGTATACATATCATGCATTCTATTGAACTCTAGTTTTCTCTCTAAAATGTGATTTGGATGGTGCTGGTGTGGATgaactattttcatttttctgctTCAAACAAAAGTTTATCTCCACTTGAGGATTCTCTGAGTGTTGAGATGGcaaagtttgaaagaaaaaacGAGTGTGGACCATCCTGGTGCGTTACATGCAGATGCAGCCAGCCCCTTGTCTTTGAAATGCGTTTCACACTGACGAATgcatgaaaacaaaataaagccGTGAAAAAGAGGACCGTTTATTTGAATCCCTCTGTCCTCTTTAATATTAATCTTATGACTTGAGAGCTGTTTTTTGTCCTTTTCCCCATATTCCTCTTCTCAAGAAAGCACAACTTGAAGCTCTCAAGTGAGTCTCACTCCTTTTACTCCTTTCGGTCATATCAGTTTCACACCTTCGTTAAAACCTGACGTCTATCCCTTAACTTTATCTATCCACCCCCGATTCATTTTCAGGTAGTTTTTTCGGTAACATAAAATCAATGAAAAAAGTactatgtgtgtgtgtatatatatatatatgtgtgtgtgtgcataCATACATAACCTTAACCTTCACGTATTCACAGGGCTGAAGCTGTCAGTGCCAGACATGAACAACACGAACGTGAGGCAGGCATCTGGagagaacaacaacaacaaccacgCAGCAGATGAGACCAACAACGAATGCACCGTGAGGGAGCAAGACCGTTTTATGCCAATCGCGAATGTGATTAGGATCATGCGAAAGATTCTCCCCCCACATGCCAAGATCTCTGATGATGCCAAAGAAACAATTCAAGAGTGCGTGTCTGAGTACATCAGCTTTATCACCGGAGAGGCAAATGAGCGTTGCCAGAGGGAACAGCGCAAGACCATAACTGCTGAGGATGTGCTTTGGGCCATGAGCAAGCTTGGATTTGATGATTACATGGAACCACTGACCATGTACCTTCACAGGTATCGTGAGCTCGAGGGTGACCGAACCTCCATGAGAGGTGAATCACTGGGGAAGAGGACTATTGAATACGCCCCTATGGGTGTTGGCGTTCCCACTGCTTTTGTGCCTCCACCGTTTCACCCCAATGGATACTATGCTCCTGCCATGGGGACTTACGTTGCGCCACCAAA contains:
- the LOC108322823 gene encoding nuclear transcription factor Y subunit B-6 isoform X1 encodes the protein MENGGFHGYRKLPNTTNSAGLKLSVPDMNNTNVRQASGENNNNNHAADETNNECTVREQDRFMPIANVIRIMRKILPPHAKISDDAKETIQECVSEYISFITGEANERCQREQRKTITAEDVLWAMSKLGFDDYMEPLTMYLHRYRELEGDRTSMRGESLGKRTIEYAPMGVGVPTAFVPPPFHPNGYYAPAMGTYVAPPNPASSHHHGMPSTEPNSRSM
- the LOC108322823 gene encoding nuclear transcription factor Y subunit B-1 isoform X2, coding for MNNTNVRQASGENNNNNHAADETNNECTVREQDRFMPIANVIRIMRKILPPHAKISDDAKETIQECVSEYISFITGEANERCQREQRKTITAEDVLWAMSKLGFDDYMEPLTMYLHRYRELEGDRTSMRGESLGKRTIEYAPMGVGVPTAFVPPPFHPNGYYAPAMGTYVAPPNPASSHHHGMPSTEPNSRSM